One part of the Armatimonadota bacterium genome encodes these proteins:
- the hppD gene encoding 4-hydroxyphenylpyruvate dioxygenase: MADTFPIRRVDHVRHYVNNARQSAFFYQHTFGFSITGYRGLETGSKDQVDYLLEQANIRLVFSAPMRPGHPMAEKIAFHGDFVQDIAFEVDDVDWAYKAAIDRGAQSAMEPTWLEDDNGRVRQAAIHTYGDTVHSLVNRDGYKGDFLPGFAERNEPGDPIGLIDVDHCVGNVELGKMNTWVKWYEDVLGFANLISFDDNDISTEYTSLMSKVMASGNGRVKFPINEPAPGKKKSQIDEYLEFFGGPGVQHVALLTDDIVHTVSRLRARGVPFLSVPRSYYDVLEDRVGQIDEDIDVLADLGILVDRDDEGYLLQIFTKPITDRPTLFYEIIHRKGAKSFGKGNFKALFESIEREQALRGTL; the protein is encoded by the coding sequence ATGGCAGACACGTTCCCGATCCGGCGGGTAGACCACGTCCGGCATTACGTGAACAATGCGCGGCAGTCCGCATTCTTCTATCAGCACACATTCGGTTTCAGCATCACGGGGTACCGGGGGTTGGAGACCGGGAGCAAGGATCAAGTCGATTACCTGCTGGAACAGGCCAACATCCGGCTGGTTTTCAGCGCCCCCATGCGGCCGGGGCACCCCATGGCCGAGAAAATCGCCTTCCACGGGGACTTCGTCCAAGACATCGCCTTTGAAGTGGATGATGTCGATTGGGCTTACAAAGCGGCTATCGACCGGGGAGCCCAAAGTGCCATGGAACCGACTTGGCTCGAAGACGACAACGGCAGAGTCCGCCAAGCTGCCATCCACACCTACGGCGATACGGTCCACAGCCTGGTTAACCGCGACGGTTACAAGGGCGATTTTCTGCCAGGCTTTGCCGAACGAAACGAACCCGGTGACCCCATCGGCCTAATCGACGTCGACCACTGCGTCGGCAATGTCGAACTCGGGAAAATGAACACCTGGGTCAAGTGGTACGAAGACGTTCTCGGTTTTGCCAACCTCATCAGCTTCGATGACAACGACATCTCCACTGAATACACGTCGTTGATGTCTAAAGTCATGGCTAGCGGCAACGGTCGGGTCAAGTTCCCGATCAACGAACCTGCCCCGGGCAAAAAAAAGAGCCAGATCGACGAGTATCTGGAGTTCTTCGGCGGGCCGGGCGTTCAACATGTCGCGCTGCTCACAGACGACATCGTGCATACCGTCAGTCGGCTTCGCGCTCGGGGTGTGCCGTTCCTCAGCGTGCCGCGGTCGTATTATGATGTCCTAGAAGATCGGGTTGGCCAGATCGACGAAGACATCGATGTGCTCGCCGACCTCGGCATCTTGGTCGACCGGGATGACGAGGGTTACTTGCTGCAAATTTTTACAAAGCCGATCACCGACCGCCCGACTTTGTTCTACGAAATCATCCACCGCAAAGGGGCCAAAAGCTTCGGCAAAGGCAACTTCAAAGCGTTGTTTGAGTCCATCGAACGCGAACAGGCCCTCCGCGGAACCCTCTAG